In the Burkholderia multivorans ATCC BAA-247 genome, CGTGCGCCGCTTACGCGTCGCTCGGGCCGGGCTGCGCGTCCGGCGCCGTGCGTGTGCGTTGCCGCTTGATGTCGCGGCCGACCGCGAGCCGCCGCATGTACTTGAACGTGCCGAGCGCCTTCGCGACGAAATTGCCGTCGCTGTCGCGCACCTCGCCTTCGCAATACGCCATCGTGGTCGAGCGGTGCATCACGCGGCCGTAAGCGCGCAGCTCGCCGCGGCCCGGCTGCATGAAGTTGACCTTCATCTCGACCGTGACGACGCCGACGCCGTCGTCGGTCAGGCTGCGCGCGGCCATCGCGAGCGCGATGTCCGACAGCGTCATCGTCACGCCGCCGTGCGCGATGCTCCAGGTGTTCATGTGCCGCTCGTCGAGCGCGAGCGCGATCTCGCTCGCACCGTCCTTCGCGG is a window encoding:
- a CDS encoding PaaI family thioesterase, coding for MSDAGTRTDGPSIESPFVDLLGVRLVSAKDGASEIALALDERHMNTWSIAHGGVTMTLSDIALAMAARSLTDDGVGVVTVEMKVNFMQPGRGELRAYGRVMHRSTTMAYCEGEVRDSDGNFVAKALGTFKYMRRLAVGRDIKRQRTRTAPDAQPGPSDA